The genomic DNA TGAGTACCATCATCGCGCAGGTGGTCTTCTCCTCCGGAGGTTCGATCTTCACTGGCGGGATAGGCAGTGAGATGATTGAGGTAGTTCCTTTTTTCCACCAGATGGCATTGACCATTCTACAGCGCGTTGGAGAGGACAACCCCAAATCCGTCATCGCAACCACCATTCTCGCATTCTCGGTCAGCTCAGTCTTGACGGGGCTGGTGTTCTTCCTAATGGGAACCTGTCGACTTGGTTCCCTAATTGGATTCTTCCCACGGCATATCCTGATCGGCTGCATCGGGGGCGTGGGCTTCTTCCTGCTACAGACCGGCGTCGAGGTCTCAGCACGACTGTCCGGATCTCTGGAATACAACCTTTCCACATTGCAGAAGCTTTCCCAATTGGATACATTGCCACTTTGGATGATACCCCTGTTCCTTGCCATTGGTCTCCTTATTTTGCAGCGTTTTGTTCGGTCGAATTTCCTAGTTGGCGGTTATTTTATCTTTGTCGGGGTTATCTTCTACATTGTTAAATTCAGTGCTCAAGTGCCTATGGATGTTTTGCGGAATCGCGGATGGGTGTTTGATGCGCCTTCGTCTTCGAATCCGTGGTATCATTTTTATACGCTTTATGGTGAGTTTCCTTTTCCAGTCTCTAGACAGTGTATTTCGCTAAGCGTTCGCCAGATTTCTCTGCTGTGAACTGGTCTGCATTTGCAGATACTATTCCAGCCATGTTTGCTCTTACGTTCTttggtgttcttcatgtCCCTATTAATGTTCCGGCTTTGGGTATTTCGACTGGTGAGGATAATCTGAATGTGGACCGAGAGCTCATGGCACATGGTGTCACAAATGCTTTGTCTGGGTTTGCGGGTAGTATACAGGTACGTGCTCCTGCAGGGATTGCAGAATCGATGCTAATTACTTAGAACTATTTGGTGTACACCAATAGTCTATTGTTTATCGACAGCGGTGGTAGTTCCCGTTTGGCAGGTCTTATGTTGGCAGCGGCTACGGTTGGGATTCTGATTGTTGGACCGTCGATCGTTGGATTCATTCCGGTTATGGTGGTTGGGGCCCTTATTTTCCTGCTCGGTATTGAATTGATGCAGGAAGCTTTGATCGACACATGGGGGAAGCTACATCGGTTGGAATATTTGACGGTAATCCCTGCCAATATCTTGCTCTGCAAAGAGTTGAAAACTAACTGATGTCAGGTGGTGATTATTGTAGTAACGATGGGCGCATGGGATTTTGTCGCTGGAATTCTTGTTGGAATTATCCTGGCTTGTGTTAGTTATGTGGTACAGACATCACGCAAGTCTGCCATCCGCGCCACGTTTTCAGGCAAGATCACAGGTTCAACGGTTCGTCGTCCACCTGTGCAACAGCGGTATCTGCGCGAAGCCGGTCAGCAGACGCTGATCATGAAGCTGACCGGGTATCTGTTCTTCGGCACGATTGTCAATGTCGAGAATACGATGCGGGGATTGATCGAAGAGGAAGCTTTCAACCGACGTCCCATCCGGTTTTTGATCCTGGACTTTTCGCGAGTGTACGGTTTGGACTTCTCCGCAGCGGAGGCGTTTACGCGCATAAACCGGATTCTGCGCAAACGGAATGTGCAGACAACGATCTCAGGGCTGGACGTCCGGGGCGATGTGGGAAGGAGTCTGCAGAATGTTGGACTATTTGCGCCAGAGAACGGCGTGCAGATATTCGAGGATCTCAATTCGGCGCTAGAGTTTAGTGAAAATGAATACCTCAAGGTGTTCTACAATTACCGAGAGGAGTTGCTGGACAGCAATGCACCGTCACGGATTTCCCTGGAAGTGCCGACAATTACCAGGAGTGCCACCGTGCCTCCACAGTCCGGCCCGGCATCATTGGCGGATGGACTAACCAGCTCCCCTCGCCGTCGATACCTGCAACAAGCCGCGACGGAAACGATCCGCGAGGATGAAACAGCGGTACTGATCCCCGCAGCGTGGACAGCGATGCGCCAACCACTACCCCTCCTCCTGCAGACTTTTCAAGGGCTGACCTCTCAAAACGAGGACTTCTGGTACCCGGTCTGTGCGTACATGACGCGCGAGAACTACACAGCAGGGACAGTGCTGTACCAAGAAGGCGACTATCCGCAGGGGTTCTACCTGTTGGAGTCGGGGATGCTCCGGGCAGAGTACGAGCTGCCGCAGGGGCGGTATTTCGAGCTGATCGTGGCTGGACGGCCGTGTGGCGAGTTACCGTTCTTCAGCGAGACGCGACGAACGGCGACAGTTAGGGCGGAGCAGGACTGTGTGGCATGGTGCTTAGGAGCGGAGCAGTGGAGGGCATTACGGGAGGAGGCGCCGGCGATAGCGCAGGAGCTGTTAGCTGTCAGTTTGAAGTTGACGACGGAGCGGATGGACAGTATTACATCGTAAGCCCCCCTCCCCTAGCCCCTTATCATTCTTCGTTTGGAGTTGCTGGTGCTAACGTTGATAGGTATGTTTTGACGATGGCGGCATGATGAGTTGGCGTGGCGACGGATTTGCAAGAACACTTAAGCATAGCGTTTATTTACGAGTATGTATGAGGTCTATGACAGGCAGATATGAGAGCGATGTGATGCGTTATGATGTGACGAGGTTAAGTGACAGATGACCCCTCAGGATCATCGGAGGGGTACTTTACAGTGTATTTGCATGGCGCGATACACCGGCTGTAGATGTCAAAGCTGTAATTCTGCTGTTATTGCACTCTATAACAC from Aspergillus chevalieri M1 DNA, chromosome 1, nearly complete sequence includes the following:
- a CDS encoding sulfate transporter family protein (BUSCO:EOG09260A27;~COG:P;~EggNog:ENOG410PG8Q;~InterPro:IPR002645,IPR001902,IPR000595,IPR018490, IPR036513,IPR014710,IPR011547;~PFAM:PF00916,PF00027,PF01740;~TransMembrane:11 (i278-298o304-322i329-352o382-403i415-437o457-479i486-503o553-575i587-607o627-659i680-712o);~go_component: GO:0016020 - membrane [Evidence IEA];~go_component: GO:0016021 - integral component of membrane [Evidence IEA];~go_function: GO:0008271 - secondary active sulfate transmembrane transporter activity [Evidence IEA];~go_function: GO:0015116 - sulfate transmembrane transporter activity [Evidence IEA];~go_process: GO:0008272 - sulfate transport [Evidence IEA];~go_process: GO:0055085 - transmembrane transport [Evidence IEA]); this translates as MGVLPPRRRRDSRLLGITPSNTEWSHDLLAHDSEFPVEHANNGSSPPAPGVFGIEPSVHGGSSYRTPSRSFLHRSFHNSLDPANYSSNGVREETAELASFALSLNGTQSHSLPSDRNRFPQNLDIFRRSEGQSEDAISSGSLRDLAIPEVGGHEPVGVPATGSSALTQLIRSPSSSLEERISTGSNGNGGEEEEQYNDGEEDSQQEGESTTADEGENPTTERTSLLSKSYRGYGIAEDVESQGVPNKCPRNTFSQFASKVTRCLQILSNPMSWNRRAVWHNGVVYPLSLLPSVFLGLLLNILDALSYGMILFPLGEAVFADLGSDGISMFYVSTIIAQVVFSSGGSIFTGGIGSEMIEVVPFFHQMALTILQRVGEDNPKSVIATTILAFSVSSVLTGLVFFLMGTCRLGSLIGFFPRHILIGCIGGVGFFLLQTGVEVSARLSGSLEYNLSTLQKLSQLDTLPLWMIPLFLAIGLLILQRFVRSNFLVGGYFIFVGVIFYIVKFSAQVPMDVLRNRGWVFDAPSSSNPWYHFYTLYDFSAVNWSAFADTIPAMFALTFFGVLHVPINVPALGISTGEDNLNVDRELMAHGVTNALSGFAGSIQNYLVYTNSLLFIDSGGSSRLAGLMLAAATVGILIVGPSIVGFIPVMVVGALIFLLGIELMQEALIDTWGKLHRLEYLTVVIIVVTMGAWDFVAGILVGIILACVSYVVQTSRKSAIRATFSGKITGSTVRRPPVQQRYLREAGQQTLIMKLTGYLFFGTIVNVENTMRGLIEEEAFNRRPIRFLILDFSRVYGLDFSAAEAFTRINRILRKRNVQTTISGLDVRGDVGRSLQNVGLFAPENGVQIFEDLNSALEFSENEYLKVFYNYREELLDSNAPSRISLEVPTITRSATVPPQSGPASLADGLTSSPRRRYLQQAATETIREDETAVLIPAAWTAMRQPLPLLLQTFQGLTSQNEDFWYPVCAYMTRENYTAGTVLYQEGDYPQGFYLLESGMLRAEYELPQGRYFELIVAGRPCGELPFFSETRRTATVRAEQDCVAWCLGAEQWRALREEAPAIAQELLAVSLKLTTERMDSITSYVLTMAA